AAATCATATGATAGCAATGTTTATTTAAGACAATTTGATAAGACAGAAAAATTAAATCATGAACAAATAACTCAATTAGAATATGATAGAGGACAGAGATATTTTGAAGATGAAGTAGTTGAAAATTCTTCAATAGAAGATATTGACTTAGAGTTAGTTGAGTCCTATAGAAAAAATATGAATTTAACGAATTCAAATTTAGAAGACATATTAAAAGCAAGAAATTTTATTAAAAAAGGACTTTTAACTAATGCTTGTGTACTTTTATTCGCAAAAGAACCCACAAAATATCTACCTCAAGCTAGATTAAAATTTGTTAGATATGATGGAACAAAAGCTGGAGTAGGAACCGAAATAAATATCATAAAAGAAATAACTTTTGATAAAGCTATTCCTAGAATAATAACAGAAGTAAAAGAATTTATAAAAACTCAGTTAAGAGAATTTCAATATCTTGATAGAAAAGATGGAAACTTTAAATTAATGCCAGAATATCCAGAATTTGCTTGGTTTGAAGGGGTAGTTAATGCTTTAACTCATAGAAATTATTCTATTAGAGGGGAATATATAAGATTTATTATGTTTGATGATAGGATAGAAATACAAAGTCCTGGAAGATTACCTAATATTGTTACCATTGAAAATATTCTAACACAGCGTTATTCTAGAAACCCAAGAATAGCTAGAGTATTGTCAGAGTTTGGTTGGGTTAAAGAAATGAATGAAGGTGTTAAGAGAATATATAGCGAAATGGAAAAATTCTTTTTGAAGAAACCAGTTTACTCAGAACCAGGTAATAATGTTTTGCTTGTTTTAGAAAATAATATATTAAATAGAAATGTTAGAATTGAAGATAATCTAAAAAAATTAATAAA
Above is a window of Fusobacterium massiliense DNA encoding:
- a CDS encoding ATP-binding protein, with amino-acid sequence MDNKIRLFVSSQENQYFERKSARVEPLDILKHLVAFANADGGSLVIGVEDNGEITGFNNSKAHKIDEFKNMTVTKLRDTPILPKYEIFDVKNKKGEEDKILVISVEPAYDRVIKSYDSNVYLRQFDKTEKLNHEQITQLEYDRGQRYFEDEVVENSSIEDIDLELVESYRKNMNLTNSNLEDILKARNFIKKGLLTNACVLLFAKEPTKYLPQARLKFVRYDGTKAGVGTEINIIKEITFDKAIPRIITEVKEFIKTQLREFQYLDRKDGNFKLMPEYPEFAWFEGVVNALTHRNYSIRGEYIRFIMFDDRIEIQSPGRLPNIVTIENILTQRYSRNPRIARVLSEFGWVKEMNEGVKRIYSEMEKFFLKKPVYSEPGNNVLLVLENNILNRNVRIEDNLKKLINKDIYIKLNLIEKEIIKFSFMNKKITTTDLTKKLNKSGLTTRKYLKKLVELGILEWHGTSARDPKQYYTLKK